The following nucleotide sequence is from Streptomyces leeuwenhoekii.
CGGCTGGTACGGCCAGGAGCTCGACTACGGCGCCCAGGTGACGTCGGACGACGCCTACCGGTGCCCCGGCGACACCTCCAAGACCTGCACCAAGGGCGGGGCGTACTCGGCACCCGCGATGCTGCTCGAGACGGAGGGCGACACCGCCGAGGAGGTCGCGAAGGCGGACATCGAGGCGAACGCGCGGGAGTCGTACGGGGGGAAGACCTACGGCTCGATCACCTCGCACGAGGTGCTCGCGTCCAAGGCGGTGACCGTGGCCGGGCAGAAGGGCTATCTGGTCCGCTGGAAGGCGGTCACGAGCAAGGGCGCCGACGGCTACGTCGAGTCGCTCGCCTTCCCCTCGCCGAGGAACCCCGAGCAGATCGTCGTCGTCCGCTTCGGTGTCGACACCACCGAGTCGCAGAGTGTGCTCGACGACATCGCCAAGGGCATCAAGGCGGCGTCCGGCGGCAGCGGCGACGGGCAGGACGTCTGAGCCCTTCCCCCTTCTCCCCCCGGCCCCCGCACGACGGCCGGGTGGGGCGCCCCTCCGCTCAAGAGGCGTCCCACCCGGCCGGGGGTGCGCGCCGCCCCCGTCCCCACGGGTCGGCGCGAGCAGGTCACCGTCCAGTCATCCCATGGACGGCGGCCTGGGTCTTCAGGTGAGGCCGAGGGCCGGCAGCACGGCGGCCTCCACGAAACGGACCAGGTAGTCCGCGTCGGCGTACTCGCCCTCCACGACGGGCCGCACCCGCAGGACGCCGAACATCTGCGCGGGCACGTACTCCAGTGCCGGGTGGTCCGCGGCGACCTCGCCCCGCGCCACACCGCGCTCCAGGATCTCCCGCAGCGCGGCGATCTCGGGCTCGACGAGCGCCTCCCGCAGCGCCTGCTGAAGCTCCGCGTCCTGCATCACGGCGTGGCCGAGCGCCTGGAGCAGCCGGGTGTCCCTGCCCGACCACTCGCCCGCCGCCCTGGCCGCCTGGCGCAGGTCCTCGGCGAGCGATCCGGTGTCGATGCCCGCGAAGCGCACCCGGCGATGGGAGCGCAGGGCCGCCGCCACGAACTGGGGCTTGGTCTTCCACTGCCGGTAGAGCGTGGACTTGCTGCACCGGGTGCTGGCGGCCACGCCCTCCATGGTGACGGCGTCGTAACCGCACTCCCGGATCTGCTCGAGGACGGCGTCGAAGAACTCCTGCTCACGCTCCGGCGTGATCTTGGAGCGGCGCGAGGCGACGACCGTGTCCGGACGGTCCGCGGCCTGCGACGTCATCGGCTGCACTCCTCGCTCGGATCCGGCGGGCCCGGGGCCCGTGCTGTGCCGTACTCCCAGTGTGTCGTACGGCGATCGATACGCCAGTGTACCGGTACACGACCGTATCGGTACACTGACGTATCGGAACGGGAACGTATCGATGACCACCGTCGCCCTCCCGTACCGGCCCGGGCTCACCACCGACGAACCCGGCGCGACCCGGCGAGTCACCAGCTCCGCCGCACCACCACACGCACCACCGTCAGCGAAGGGGCCGGGGGATGAATGCCCGCACCGAGCCTGCAGAAGCGGAGCCCGACGCGTCAGCGCGGCCGCCGCTCGTCCGTGAGCTCCTGCTCGTGGCAGGGCTTTTCCTCGTCTACAAGTCCGGCCGGGCGCTGGCGACCGGCCACACCGGTGAGGCGTTCCGCAACGCGCACCACGTGTGGGACCTGGAACGTACCCTGCACCTGCCCGGCGAGGGCGCGGTGCAGTCCCTGCTGCTGCACGGCGACGCCCTCGTGCGCCTGGCGAACACCTACTACGCCACCGTCCACTTCCCGGCCACCGCGGCCTTCCTGATCTGGCTCTACCTGCGCCGGCCCGCGCACTACGTCTGGGCCCGCCGGGTGCTGGCCGCGGTGACCGCCGCCGCGCTGGTGCTGCATCTGGTGCTCCCCCTGGCGCCGCCGCGGATGCTGGCCGCGGCCGGCCTGATCGACACCGGGCGGGTGTACGGGCCCTCGGTCTACGGGCCGCCGCAGAGCGACCACCTGTCGAACCAGTTCGCGGCGATGCCGTCCCTGCACTTCGGCTGGGCGCTGATGCTGGCGATCGGCCTGATGGCCGCCACCCGGTCGCGCCTGCGGCCGCTGTGG
It contains:
- a CDS encoding TetR/AcrR family transcriptional regulator codes for the protein MTSQAADRPDTVVASRRSKITPEREQEFFDAVLEQIRECGYDAVTMEGVAASTRCSKSTLYRQWKTKPQFVAAALRSHRRVRFAGIDTGSLAEDLRQAARAAGEWSGRDTRLLQALGHAVMQDAELQQALREALVEPEIAALREILERGVARGEVAADHPALEYVPAQMFGVLRVRPVVEGEYADADYLVRFVEAAVLPALGLT